The Candidatus Sphingomonas colombiensis genome contains the following window.
GCCCTGCGTTTCCTCATGTGGAACGTCAGAGCGATACCGGGAGCAACGTAGTTCGCAGATTGTAAGGAAAGATCATGTCGAAGCGCAACAGCGCCAAGTACAAACTCGACCGCCGGATGGGCGAAAACATCTGGGGTCGCCCGAAGAGCCCGGTCAACAAGCGTGAATACGGCCCCGGCCAGCACGGTCAGCGCCGCAAGGGCAAGATGTCCGATTACGGCATCCAGCTCCGCGCCAAGCAGAAGCTCAAGGGCTATTATGGCGACGTGACGGAAAAGCAGTTCCGCCATTGCTATGACGAAGCCGCGCGGATGAAGGGCGATACCTCGCAGAACCTGATCGGCCTGCTCGAGCGTCGCCTCGACATGATCGTCTATCGCGCCAAGTTCGCGCCGACGATCTTCGCCGCGCGCCAGCTCGTCAGCCACGGCCACATCTATGTGAACGGCGTGAAGTGCAACATCGCCTCGCGCCGTTGCGCGCTCAACGACGAAATCTCGCTGGGCAAGAAGGCGCAGGAAATGGCGCTGGTGATGGAAGCACAGGGCCTCGCCGAGCGCGAAGTGCCTGATTATGTCGCGCAGGACGGCAACGCGAAGGTGACCTTCATCCGCGTGCCGGCGCTCGACGAAGTGCCCTATCCGGTGAAGATGGAACCGAATCTGGTCGTCGAGTTCTACTCGCGCTGATCTGGCCCATCGGGTAACGAAAGGGCGGCTCCGGCGACGGGGCCGCCCTTTTCGTATCTGCTACATATGAAGCGACGCACGCAGGAACGTGTCGGCCTTGTCCAGCATCTCCGTCCGCGCGGCGGAATCGTCGAGCTGGTGATCCAACCCCTTGAACTCGACCAGTTCGACCGGCTTGCCCGCATCGCGCAGCTTGCCCGCCATCAGCCGCGATTCAGCGATGCGCACGTTCGCATCCTGATCGCCGTGGAACAGCAGCACCGGCGCCTTGATCGCCTCGACGTTGCGCGCCGGCGATCCCTCACGGACATGCGGGCCATTGCCGATGAAACGATCGACCAGCGGGAAGGAAGTATAGTCCCGCGCCTCGCTCCGCAGCGATTCCAGATCGGTGACCGGCGCGATCGCCACGATCGCCTTGAACAGATTGCCATCGAGCACCGCCGATTGCAGCGCCGCATAGCCGCCATAGGACCAGCCGACGATCGCCAGCTTGCCCGGATCGGCGATGCCCTGCTGCACCAGCCAGCGGCCACCGTCGTTCACATCGCCGATCGCCGTACGCCAAGACTGGAAACCGTTCTTCTTAAACCAGGCGTCGCCATAGCCGGATGAACCGCGGAAATTGGGCTGGAGCACTGCAAACCCTCGCGCGGCGAAGAACTGCGCCAACCAGTCGAAACCCCATTCGTCGCGATAGCCGGGGCCGCCATGCGGCATCACGATGGTGGGCAGGTTCTTGCCTGTGCTTCCCACCGGGAGCGTCAGATAACCCGGCACCATCGTGCCGTCCGCCGCGCGATAGCTGACCGGCTTCATCTTCGCGAGCGTCATGTCGGCCAATTGGGGACGCGCGGGCATCACCTCCCCCATCGTCCGCGTCGCCTTGTCGAACAGATAGTAACGGCCCGGATCGTTGTCGCTGCTGGCGTTGAGCAGCAATTGCTTCTCGTCGGCGCTGGAATCGATGAAGCGGATCAGCGGCGCGTTCGGGATCGCCTTGCCCAATGCGGTGCGAAGCTTCGCCAGTTCGGAATCGAAGAATTCGGCGTGGCGTTGATCGGTAGTCCACGACACCCCGACGACGCGCCGCTGCCGCCCGATCCGGATCAGATCGTCGACGTCGACCTCGGGATGCGCGAAAACCAGATCCTTTTTGAAATTGCCGTCGAGCGACATCCGATAGAGCGCCTGCCGCCCATCCGCATCGTCGAAACCATAAACCGCATCGAGCGCAGAATCGACCGCGATCGGGTTAAAGCCCGCTCCGCCGCTCAGGCCGAGCCGGTATTTGCCCAGCGGCTGCCAGTTGCGCTCGCCGCGCTTGCGAAAACTGTATGCGATGCTGTCTTCGCTATATCCGCTCGTTTTCTCGCCTCGCGTACCAAGTATCCGCACATCGCCAAGGCCGTCGCTGATATATTCCACCGCATTGGAGCGCGGCTGTTCCACCGTCTTGCGCCCCAACGATACCGTATCGACCAGATCGACGCCGCGACCGTCCCGTTCGTTCTTGACGTTCGTGCCGATGGTGGTTTCCGGCACGTAATCGCGCATCATCAGGATGGCAGCCCCCTTGCCATCGCCGGTCCAGTCGATCACCGAACCGCCAAATTGCATGATGCGCAGCGCGCGATCGTTGTCCGGGCGCTTAGTAAGTTCCTTCAGGCCGCTCCCATCATCGTTGAGCGCAACCATCCGCGAGAAGCCGATCAGCCTCCCCACGCTTTGGATCTGCAGATCGGCCCGGCAGATCAGCCGGCTCGGCGTGGTCCACCGGCAATATTGCAATTGCTCGGGCATGCCCGACGTTCGCAGGATCGGCTTAGGCGCGGCCGAGCTGAAATCCGCCACGGTCAGCACCGCGCCCCGCGCGCCATCCGCCTGGATCATTGCCACTTTCTTCCCGTCCGGCGACAGGCTGATATCCTGAATATATTCGCGCGCGCCAAACGCCTTCGCCTCGCGCGACGGCTCGGCCTGTGCCGGCGCGGCGATCAGCGCGATACCGGCCAGATATACGGATTTCCTCATGATCCCCCCATTTTCCCCTCCAACATGCTATCGTCGCTTTCGGGCAGTGCAAGCGCGAGCAACGAGACCGGAATGCGAAATGTCGCCAATATCGTGATCCTCACTGGCGCCGGCGTTTCGGCGGAGAGCGGGCTCGCCACCTTCCGCGGGCCGGGGGGCTTATGGGAGGGGCATCGCGTGGAGGATGTCTGCACACCAGAGGCACTGGCGCGCGATGCGGGGCTGGTGCATCGTTTCTATGACGAACGGCGTGCGGCGTTGGGGCGGGTGATGCCCAATCCGGCGCATGACGCCTTAGCGCGGCTCGATCGCGAATGGGCGGGCGAGCTGCTGGTCGTCACGCAGAATGTCGATGATCTGCACGAACGCGCCGGCGCGCGGCGCATGCTCCATATGCACGGAGAGCTGAACTCGGCGTTATGCGCGGCCTGCGATGCACGCGCCGAATGGAGCAACGCCCTCGCCCCCGGCACGCCATGCGCCACATGCGAGACGCCCGCGCTGCGCCCGGACATCGTGTTCTTCGGCGAGATGCCTTATCACATGGACGCGATCGAGCGCGCGCTGGCGGCGTGCGACCTGTTCGTATCGATCGGCACATCGGGTGCGGTCTATCCCGCCGCCGGTTTCGTGCAGACCGCGCGCTATCACGGCGCGACGACGCTGGAACTCAACCTGGAACCGTCGGCCGGGAGCGGGTGGTTCGGCGAAACGCGGCTCGGCCCGGCATCAGAGCTGGTGCCGGCATGGGTGGCCGACACGCTGGCGCTTCAGTCCACCCAGTCCAGCCCGATATCGCGATAGACGCCGCGATCCTCGTCCCAGCCCGGCTTCACCTTGACGTGGAGATAAAGGTGGACGGGGCGATCGAACAACACCGCCAGTTCCGCACGCGCCCGCGCGCCGATCTCGCGGATGCGGGTGCCGCCCTTGCCGAGCACGATCGCGCGCTGGGTGGCGCGTTCGACGAGGATCTGCTGGTGGATCTCCGCCGAGCCATCCTCGCGATCGATGAACTTCTCGGTCTCGATCGTGCTGGCATAAGGCAGTTCGGCGTGGAGCTGGAGATAAAGCTGCTCGCGCGTCACCTCCGCCGCCATCGCGCGCTCGGTCGCGTCCGAAACCTGATCCTCGGGATAATGCCACGGCCCCTCCGGCATCACGCCGGCGAGCGCCCGTTTCAGTTCGGGCACGCCGTCGCCGGTCGATGCGCTGATGAAGAACGTCTCCACGAAGGGCACGAGCGCGTTGAGCTTCTCGGCATGGAGCAGCAGGCGCGGCTTGTCCGCCAGATCGACCTTGTTGAGGATCAGGAAGCGCGGCTCCGGGCGGTCGGCCAGCCGTTCCGCGATCTCGATCACCTTGGGCGCGAGGCCGCCCTTGGCATCGACGACGAAGGCGAGCACGTCCGCCCCCTCCGTGCCGCCCCACGCGGCGGCGACCATCGCGCGATCGAGCCGGCGCTTGGGATCGAAAATGCCGGGGGTGTCGACCAGCAACAGCTGCGTATCGCCCTCGATCGCGACGCCCATCAGGCGGGTGCGCGTGGTCTGCGCCTTGGGGCTGACGATCGCCACCTTCTGCCCGACCAGCGCGTTGACGAGCGTGGACTTGCCGGCATTGGGCGCGCCAACGACGGCGACTAGGCCGCAGGACTGGGTCATATCTGGTATTTCCATATTTGTGTCAGGACGCCCTTCGACAAGCTCGGGGCGAGCGGCGACTGCGTCACCGCGAATTTACCTTGGCCAGCAAAGCGCGCGCCGCGGCGGTTTCCGCTTCCTGCTTGCTGCCCCCCTCGGCCAGCGCGTCGGCGAGCTTGGGGATCATCGCCTTCACCGTGAAGCGCGGCGCGTGGCCGGGGCCGGAGCGATCGACCACCTCATAAACCGGCGGCTTGCGCTGGTGCGCGGCGGCCCATTCCTGAAGCGCGGATTTCGGATGCTGCGGCGCGGCCGCGTCGGCGCTGATGCGCTTCGCCCACAACCGGCGGATCGCCGCACGCGCCACATCGAACCCGGCATCGCGATAGAGCGCGCCGAGCAGCGCCTCCATCACATCGCCCAGCACATTGTCGCTGTCGTGTGCGCCGTCATCGCGCGCCTGCTTGCCGAGCCGCAGCCGCGCCGGCACGCCCAGCCCACGCGCCACATCCGCGCAGACCGCGCCGGTAACCAGCGCGTTATAACGCTTCGACAGCGCGCCTTCCGGCTCGCCCGGAAAGCATTCGTAAAGCCACTCCGCGATCGCGAGGCCGAGCACGCGATCGCCGAGAAACTCCAGCCGCTCGTAATTGGCGTCGGATCGGCTGCCATGGGTCAGCGCGCGTTCGTAGTCAGCCAGATCGGGCGCGCGATGCCCGAGCGCCTCGGCGAGCCAATCGGCCAGATCGTCGCCCGTCGCGGCCCCGCTCAGAACCCGCCTCCGATCCGGTTCCAGCGGGTCGCGGTGATCCACGTCCACGGCAGGAACCAATTGGCCGAGCCATCGGTCGACCAGAAGATCACCACGGCCTTGCCCTCGACATTCGCAAGCGGGACATAGCCGAAGCCGCCCGACGCCTGGCTGAAGCGGCTATCCTTGGAATTGTCGCGATTGTCGCCCATCAGGAAAACGTGGCCGGCGGGCACGGTGAACAGCTCGGTATCGTCGGCGATCGACTGCCCCATATCGAGCACTTCATACGAGCGGCCGCCCGGCAGCGTCTCTCGGAAGCGCGGATAGCGGCAGATCTGCTGGCCGTTCTGCACGTCCTGAAACTGCGGCTGGCACTTGTCCGCGCCGTAATTCGGGGTGAGCGGCACGATGAAATCGGGGAGATGATCCTTGGGCACCGGCTGGCCGTTGAGGATCAGCACGCCCCCGCGCATCTGCACGGTATCGCCAGGAAGGCCGATCACGCGCTTGATCACGTCATGATCATTGGCCGGGGGCCCGCGAAACACCACCGTATCGCCGCGCGTCGGCGTGCCGCCGAGCAGCCGCCCCGGAATCGGCGGGAAGCCGAACGGCAGCGACCAGCGCGAATAACCGTAATTCCATTTCGAGACGAACAGATAGTCGCCGATCAGCAGGCGTGGGAGCATCGATTCGGAGGGAATCGAGAAAGGCGCGAACAGAAAGCTGCGGAACAGCCATACGACGATCGCCAGCTTCACGAGGAAGCGCAAAGTGTCGCCGGTTTCCGATTTCTTCTTCAGCGGCGCGCCTGCCGGCGCCTTGCCGATCGGCTGCGGAATATCGTCGGGCGGGGTATCCTGATCGGCCATAAGGCGCGGCGTCGCTTATGCCCGCGCCTGCGTCAAGCCGCTGGCGCGTGGAACGCTCTGTCGGTAACGGCGGTTCGGCCTTCTACAACGCAAAAAATCAGGATGACGAAGATGGCGGACTGGTCGACGATCGAGGCATTGCCGCAGGCAAGGCTCACCCAATTGTTCGCCGACGACGCGGATCGGCTGAAGCGATTCTCGCTCGACGTGGCGGGAATCCACTTCGATCTGTCCAAGACCCATCTGACCGCAGACATGGTGACGGCGTTCGAGGCGCTGGCCAAATCGAGCGACCTTGCCGGCAAGCGCGAGGCGATGTTCGGCGGCGCGCATGTCAACGTTACCGAGGATCGCCCGGTCGAACACACCGCCGAACGCGGCGAGGGCAATCCTGAAAGCGTGAGCCGCGCGCGGAGCTATCACGCGCGGATGCGGGCGCTGATCGACGCGATCGAGGCCGAGGCATTCGGGCCGGTACGCTATATCCTCCATGTCGGGATCGGCGGCTCCGCGCTCGGGCCGCATCTGCTGGTCGATTCGCTCGGGCGCGATTCGGATCGTTACGATGTCGCGATCGTCTCGAACATCGACGGCATGGCGCTGGAAGACGTATTCGAACGCTTCGATCCGGCGACGACCTTGCTGGTGGTCGCGTCCAAGACGTTCACCACCACCGAAACCATGATGAACGCCGAAAGCGTGATCGCCTGGATGACCGAGCACGGCGTCGAAGATCCTTACGGCCGGGTCATCGCGCTGACCGCCAGCCCGGACAAGGCGATCGAATGGGGGGTGGACGAAACCCGCATCCTGCCGTTCAGCGAAGGCGTCGGCGGGCGTTATTCATTGTGGTCCTCGATCGGTTTCCCGGCCGCGATCAAGCTCGGCTGGGACCAGTTCGAGGAATTGCTGGAAGGTGCGGCGGAGATGGATCGCCACTTCCGCCTGTCCGCCTTGCACGAAAATGCCCCCGCCCTCGCCGCCTTCGCCGACCTTTATTACACGCAGGTTCGCCGCGCCGAGACGCGCGCGCCCTTCGCCTATGACGAGCGGCTGCGGCTGTTGCCGAGCTACCTCCAGCAGCTTGAGATGGAATCGAACGGCAAGGGCGTGACGGTGGATGGCAAGCCGGTCACCTATCCCACCGCCGCGATTACCTGGGGCGGCGTGGGCACCGATGCGCAGCACGCGGTGTTCCAGCTTCTGCATCAGGGCACGCATCTCGTGCCGGTTGAGTTTCTGTGCGTGATCGAACAGGCCGACACGCTGCCGGAGGAGCATCACCGCCAGCTCTTGCTCAACGCCTTCGCGCAGGGTGCGGCGCTGATGCAGGGCAAGGCCAACCCGGATGATCCGGCGCGCGCCTATCCCGGCGACCGGCCGTCATCGACATTGCTGCTCGATCAGCTCGACGCGCGCACGATGGGCGCGCTGATCGCCTTCTACGAACATCGCGTGTTCGTGAACGGCGTGCTGCTCGGCATCAATTCGTTCGATCAGTTCGGCGTCGAGCTGGGCAAGGAAATGGCCAAGGCGGCGGCCAAGGGCGGCGGCACGTTCGACCCCTCCACCGACGATCTGATCCGCCGCGCCGGGCTGGGCTGAGCCGTATCGCTTAGGGCCGCACCAGCCCGCTCCCCCACCCGACCTCCCACAGAATATCCTTGATGAGAGGCCGGGTGGGGGAGCGGGCTGGTGCCGGGTCACCAAGCAGACTCTCACAGTGATCGACATTTCCGCCCTTCCGCCTAGGGCTCCGGCCCCATATCTGCGGGCGGAACCCGCGCGGAGTGAAACGAATGGCCGATTACGATTATGACCTTTTCACCATCGGCGCCGGTTCCGGCGGCACGCGCGCCAGCCGGGTCGCGGCGGCGCATGGCGCGCGCGTGGCGGTGGCGGAGGAATATCGCGTCGGCGGCACCTGTGTCATCCGGGGCTGCGTGCCCAAGAAGCTGCTCGTCTATGGCGCGCATTTCGCGGAGGATTTGAAGGACGCGCGCCGCTTCGGCTGGGAAGTGCCGAAGGATTGCGCGTTCGACTGGAAGACGCTGCAGGCGAACATGTTCGCCGAGGTCGATCGGATCAATCGCGCCTATACGACGACGCTCGAATCGAACGCGGTGGAAATCATCCACCAACGCGCCGTCATCACCGGCCCCAATGAGATCACGCTGGCCGATGGGACCGTCAAAACCGCCGGGAAAATCCTGATCGCCAGCGGCGCGCGGCCGCACGTCCCCGATTTTCCGGGGAGCGAGCATGGCATCACCTCGAACGAGGCCTTCCATCTGGAGGCCATCCCGAAGCGCGTGCTGATCGCCGGCGCGGGCTATATCGCCAATGAATTCGCCGGGATCTTCCACCAGTTCGGCGCGCATGTGATCGTGATGAACCGATCGAAGGAAATCCTGCGCGGCTACGACCAGCAAATCCGCGACCGGCTGCTCCAGATCAGCATCACCAAGGGGCTGGAATTCCGCTTCGATGCAACGTTCGAGAAGATCGTGAAGGGCGATGACGGCTGCCTGACGGTCCATATGTCCGGCCATGAGCCGGTGACGGTGGATTGCGTGATGTATGCCACCGGCCGCCTGCCCAATACCGAAGGACTGGGGCTGGAGAGCGCTGGCGTCGAGGTCGATGCGCAGGGCGCGGTGAAGGTCGATGTGAACAACCGCACCGCCTGCCCGTCGATCTACGCGATCGGCGATGTCATCAACCGCATCCAGCTCACCCCCGTCGCGATCCGCGAGGGGCAGGCGCTGGCCGAGAATCTGTTCGGCAAGGGTAGCCCGCCGGTCGATTACGATTGCGTGCCCAACGCCTGTTTCAGTCACCCGCCGATCGCCGGGGTCGGCCTGACCGAGGCGGAGGCACGGCACAAGCTTGGCGCGGTGAAGGTCTATTCTTCCGATTTCCGGCCGATGAAGAACGTGCTCGCAGGGCGCGAGGAGCGCGCGCTCTACAAGATGGTGTGCGATGGCGAGACGGATCGGGTCGTCGGCATCCATATGATCGGGCCTGATGTCGCGGAGATCATCCAGTCCGCCGCGATCGCGGTGAAGGCGGGGCTGACCAAGGCGCAGTTCGACGCAACCGTCGCGCTCCACCCGACGATGGCGGAGGAATTGGTGCTGCTTAAATAGGCGCCGCCCTCCCCCGTTTCGCCGCCGGGTCGCGGTGACGGACACGCCGGGGGTTGCCTCACCGTGGGCAAGGTCTATGTCGCGCAGCACCCCCGATATCGAAGAGCAAACGACCATGGCTGACGAATTCGACTTTGACGTGCTGGTAATCGGCGCAGGTCCGGGTGGCTATGTCGCGGCGATCCGCGCGGCGCAGCTCGGCCTGAAGACGGCATGCGCCGAGTCGCGCGAGACGCTGGGCGGCACCTGCCTCAATGTCGGCTGCATTCCATCCAAGGCGATGCTCCATGCGTCCGAATATTATGATGCGGCGGCCAATGGCGCGTTCGCCAAGCTGGGCATCAAGGTAACGCCCGAGCTGGATCTCGATACGATGCACGGCCAGCGCACCGATGCGGTGAAGCAGCTCACCGGCGGCATCGAATTCCTGTTCAAGAAGAACAAGGTGACCTGGCTCAAGGGCCGCGCCGCGTTCGAGGATGCCCATACCGTCTCCGTCGGCGGCGCGAAGGTCACCGCGAAGAACATCGTCATCGCCACCGGCTCCTCGGTCACCCCGCTGCCCGGCGTGGAGATCGACCAAAAGGTCGTGGTCGATTCGACCGGCGCGCTGGAACTGCCCAAGGTGCCCGAGCATATGGTCGTGATCGGCGGCGGCGTGATCGGGCTGGAGCTTGGCTCGGTGTGGCGGCGGCTCGGCGCGAAGGTGACCTGCGTCGAGTTCCTCGATCAGATCCTGCCCGGCTTCGACGGCGAGGTCCGCAAGGAAGCGAACAAGATTTTCCGCAAGCAGGGCATCGAATTCAAGCTCGGCACCAAAGTGACCGGCGTGAAGGTCGATGGCGGCACGGCCACGCTGACGGTGGAGCCGGCTGCTGGCGGCGAAGCGACGGCGATCGAGGCGGATAGCGTGCTGGTGTCGATCGGCCGCAGGCCGAATACCGACGGCCTCGCGCTCGACAAGATCGGCCTTGCCACCAACCAGCGCGGCCAGATCGAGACCGATCATGATTTCCGCACCGCCGTTTCGGGCGTGTGGGCGATCGGCGATGTCATTCCCGGCCCGATGCTCGCGCACAAGGCGGAGGACGAGGGCATTGCCGTAGCGGAGAATATCGCCGGCCAGCACGGCATCGTGAACCACGATGTGATCCCGAGCGTCGTCTATACCTGGCCCGAAATCGCCGGTGTCGGCTTGACCGAGGAAGCCGCCAAGGAACGCGGCGAGGTGAAGGTCGGCAAATTCCCGATGATGGCCAACAGCCGCGCCAAGACCAACCATGAGCCGGACGGCTTCGTGAAGGTGATCGCCGACGCGAAGACCGATCGCGTGCTCGGCGTGTGGTGCATCGCCAGCGTCGCGGGCACGATGATCGCTCAGGCCGCGCAGGCGATGGAATTCGGCGCGACCAGCGAGGATATCGCCTACACCTGCCACGCCCATCCGACGCATTCGGAAGCGATCAAGGAAGCCGCGATGGCCGTGCGCGGAAAAGCCATTCACATCTGATCGCGCAGCGCCGCGCCATCGCCGGAAGGCTGTGGCGCGGTGCCGTCGCGGCGGGACCGGCCGCCAGCGCGTTTATCGCGCCTGCTTCGCCGAATCCTGTCGACCGCCTATCTCGGCGGTGCCTCCGCGTAGCCGCCCTGCGCGCATTCCTCGCGGTCAGGATGTTTGCGGCAACGTTCCTCGCGCTTGCGCATTTCGCGGGTGTATTTCCGGTCCCGTTCGGATGGGCTGGTCGTGCTCCAGTCGATCACCTTGCCAGTCACGCGCACCGGCGCCGTGACCACGGTGGCAACGGTCCGCACGCAACCCGCCGTGCCGATAAGCACGCCAAGCGCGAGCAACGCCGTGACCCCGCGCCTCATTTCGCGTGCCGCGCTTCACGCGCGCGATTGCGCGCCGCGACGCCGATCGCGGGAAAATCGGTGAAGAACCCGTCGAGCCCCCGCGACAGCGCCCCCGAAATTTCGCCATCGAGATCGCCGTGGCCGCGCGGGTCGAGCCCGTCGCGATAGCCGGAAGGCAGGAAGTAATTCTCCGCGCGGTAAGTCCATGGATGGACGCGCAGGCCTGCGGCATGGGCAGCGCGGACCAGCCCGGTCGGCACTTTTCCATCCCACAGCATCGCCTTGTTCGGGCCGATACCAAAAGCGTAGGTCGCGATATCGCGCATCCCGTCGCGCGTCAGCATCTCGTCATAGCTCGGCGCGGCGCCATCCGCCGGGCCGCCCTCCTTGTCGACAAGCTGGATGAGGCGGATGCCGGTCAGCTTGTGGATACGCTTCAGGTTGTTCACCTCGAAAGACTGGATGAACACCGGCGCCTCGGGCGTATTCCATCCCGCCGCCTGCAACTGCCGCACCAGCAATTCATCGGTCGGGTGGCCGATCGACGCGAAATAGGTCGGGTGCTTGGTTTCGGGATAGATCCCGACATTGTGCTGCTTCGCCAGCGCGATGATCTCTGCCAGCGTCGGGATCGCGAATTTGCCGTCATATTGGCGGTTATCGGGGCGCAGCAGCGGCAGGCGCTCCTTCGCGCGCAGCGTCTTCAACTCGGCGAGCGTAAAATCCTCGACGAACCAGCCGCTCTGGTTCCGCCCGTCGATCGTCTTGGTCGTCTTGCGCGATGCGAACTCGGGATGATCGGCAACGTCGGTCGTCTCCGATATCTCGTTCTCATGCCGC
Protein-coding sequences here:
- a CDS encoding glycerophosphodiester phosphodiesterase, which translates into the protein MPESIAPLSDPIVIAHRGASGERPEHTLGSYELAIAEGADFIEPDLVPTKDDVLIARHENEISETTDVADHPEFASRKTTKTIDGRNQSGWFVEDFTLAELKTLRAKERLPLLRPDNRQYDGKFAIPTLAEIIALAKQHNVGIYPETKHPTYFASIGHPTDELLVRQLQAAGWNTPEAPVFIQSFEVNNLKRIHKLTGIRLIQLVDKEGGPADGAAPSYDEMLTRDGMRDIATYAFGIGPNKAMLWDGKVPTGLVRAAHAAGLRVHPWTYRAENYFLPSGYRDGLDPRGHGDLDGEISGALSRGLDGFFTDFPAIGVAARNRAREARHAK